In Carassius carassius chromosome 5, fCarCar2.1, whole genome shotgun sequence, one genomic interval encodes:
- the LOC132141240 gene encoding mediator of RNA polymerase II transcription subunit 22 isoform X2, whose translation MATQRVLPQSKETLLQNYNKRLKDDIRSILDNFTEIIKTAKVEDETQVSRATQAEQDHYEMHVRAANIVRAGESLMKLVSDLKQFLILNDFPSVNEAISLRNQQLRTLQEECDKKLISLRDEIAIDLYELEEEYYSSRYK comes from the exons ATGGCCACACAGAGAGTTCTCCCACAAAGCAAAGAAACTCTTCTGCAGAACTACAATAAGAGACTTAAAGATGACATCAGGTCAATTCTAGACAATTTCACCGAAATAATCAAAACGGCAAAG GTGGAAGATGAGACTCAGGTTTCCAGGGCAACACAAGCTGAGCAGGATCACTATGAAATGCACGTTCGAGCTGCCAACATT GTACGTGCAGGAGAGTCTCTCATGAAACTTGTCTCAGACCTGAAGCAGTTCCTCATCCTGAATGACTTCCCCTCTGTCAACGAGGCCATCAGTCTCCGCAACCAGCAGCTGCGCACGCTGCAGGAAGAGTGCGATAAGAAGCTCATCTCCCTGCGTGATGAGATTGCCATCGACCTGTATGAGCTCGAGGAAGAGTATTACTCCTCCAGGTACAAATAG
- the LOC132141240 gene encoding mediator of RNA polymerase II transcription subunit 22 isoform X1 has translation MATQRVLPQSKETLLQNYNKRLKDDIRSILDNFTEIIKTAKVEDETQVSRATQAEQDHYEMHVRAANIVRAGESLMKLVSDLKQFLILNDFPSVNEAISLRNQQLRTLQEECDKKLISLRDEIAIDLYELEEEYYSSSCGQWDGVELPLCEAFHRQDIWGSPEMTSDPSCANPEETDHLGTQESIQCNLNSHGSSTSEQS, from the exons ATGGCCACACAGAGAGTTCTCCCACAAAGCAAAGAAACTCTTCTGCAGAACTACAATAAGAGACTTAAAGATGACATCAGGTCAATTCTAGACAATTTCACCGAAATAATCAAAACGGCAAAG GTGGAAGATGAGACTCAGGTTTCCAGGGCAACACAAGCTGAGCAGGATCACTATGAAATGCACGTTCGAGCTGCCAACATT GTACGTGCAGGAGAGTCTCTCATGAAACTTGTCTCAGACCTGAAGCAGTTCCTCATCCTGAATGACTTCCCCTCTGTCAACGAGGCCATCAGTCTCCGCAACCAGCAGCTGCGCACGCTGCAGGAAGAGTGCGATAAGAAGCTCATCTCCCTGCGTGATGAGATTGCCATCGACCTGTATGAGCTCGAGGAAGAGTATTACTCCTCCAG CTGTGGACAGTGGGATGGTGTTGAGTTGCCACTTTGTGAGGCCTTTCATCGGCAGGACATTTGGGGGTCCCCTGagatgacctctgacccctcGTGTGCCAACCCAGAGGAAACAGACCACTTGGGGACCCAGGAGTCCATACAGTGTAACTTAAACAGCCACGGCAGCAGCACTAGTGAGCAGTCATGA